A window of Fibrobacter sp. UWB15 genomic DNA:
GCGCAATTCGCCAGAACCCGGACCGCGCACCAAATCACCGCTAGTAGCATAAACAAATACGTTCGCAAGAGCAATCACAGCTATCGCTGCAACCATCAACTTGCGTGGCAACTCATAACGGAACCGCCCCCACAAAGGCACTGCAAGCACCGCCGCATAAAGCCAAAAGCCGCTTTCTACGCGGTACACCAGGCGGTTCATGGCGAGCAGCATGGACATCAGGTACAAAATCACGCCAAGACTTGCCCACAGATACAAGAACTTTTTGCGGTCGGTCGCCCCTATCAGCAAGCAGAAAATGAACCAAGTCCAAAACAACGGCGAACGCAACGAATGCCCCAACGCACTCAACAAAAGCCGCGGAATATCGCCCCGTTCGATTTTGTCGCGATATTGTCCGATAACATCGACTATAGCCTGCATACTGTCGACAGCAAACGTCTCTGTATCATAAAACGTCCATTCAGTGAGCATCTGGTAATCTATACCGGACTTCCCCATTTCTTCTAGATCTTCATAAACCGCATTCTGGTTATAATTAGACACATCACCGAGTACCACACGGGGACCTTGAATATCTATATAAGGCGCATATTCCGCATTTCTATATAGCGAAACATCAAAGTTGTGCATGGCGTACGCCCCTGCAAACATCACAGCAAAGCCAACCACCATCGCCCATTTAAACTTCCAACACTGTTTCAGGTTGAACAACAACCCCACCCCAAAGAAAGGCATTCCCATCAAGAACGCCTCCCAACGCATCACCGAGCCCCAAAGCAACAGAACAACTCCGATTGACAACACTAGAGCCTGCCCCGGACTTGATCCGGGGGCATTGCGAGCCCCTTTAGGGGCGCGGCAATCCACCACTCCATACCCAAAGAGCAGCATTCCCGCAGCGCTCAAAATCGAGGCGCACTGCGTAAACTGCAAAACCAAATAAAAATCGCTAGCGAACATGGCTGTAAAAAGCATCGCCAGCAGAAGCCCCCAACGTTCGCCACACCGCCGCAACAGTACATAACCGACAGCTGTAAAAGACACGAACACCGCAGTCATTTCGCCAATGTAATACCACCCAATCTTCGGGAACAAGTGGTACAGCGGCAACAACGCGTAGCCGTAAATTGCGTTCACAAAAAGTAAGTGCGGGTTATAATCCGTGCCGTGGGCACCGGTCAGCACCGCCGCCATAAAGTAGTCGTCTATCGCCCCGAACTTGATGTCGCCAAAAACAAGGCAAAGTACCAAAAAGAACAGGTTGATTGCGACCGAATACAAAAACGCACGTTTAAAAGGCATGTGAGAAATATATATTTTGTAACGTATGGATACACAATGGACCACCGTCATCAAGCCCAAAGCAAGCCTTCTCTCGGTAGACTTTGGCGAACTTTGGCAATACCGCGATTTGTACCGCATGTTCGTCAAGCGCGACATTGTCACTTGGTACAAGCAGACCATTCTCGGGCCGCTGTGGTTCTTTATCCAACCCATCATGACGACTATTATGTTCATGGTCGTGTTCGGCGGTATCGCGAAAATCTCGACCGACGGATTACCGCAGCCGCTGTTCTACCTCGCAGGCATTTGCCTGTGGACCTATTTTTCGGAATGCCTGAACCAGACCAGCAAAACGTTTATCGAGAACGCGAACATGTTCGGCAAGGTGTATTTTCCGCGACTCGTGGTGCCGCTCGCCACCGTCACGAGCAACCTCGTGCGACTCAGCATCCAGATGGGCCTATTTTTCCTGGTGTTCGCGTACTACCTGATTTTTACCGACGCTCCGGTGCACCCTAATTTGTACGCACTGCTCACGCCTGTACTTATCGTGCTCATCGCCGCGCTTGCCCTCGGTTTTGGCGTGCTGTTCAGCAGCCTCACCACCAAGTACCGCGACCTCACATTCTTGCTCACCTTCATTGTGCAGCTTTGGATGTACGCAACGCCCGTGATTTACCCGCTCAGCACCATCGAAGACCCGCGCCTCAAAACGCTCATGCAGGCAAACCCGCTCACCAGCATCATGGAAACGTTCAAGTTCGGCATGCTCGGCGTGGGCGAATTCAGCTGGGCCGCCCTCGGCTACACCGCCGGCTTCGCCGCCTTCATCCTCGCGCTCGGCGTTGTCGTATTCAACAAAATCCAGCGCACGTTTATGGATACGGTGTAATATTACACTGCATAAAGCGGAATATTGGTAAGGGAATCTTGTTCCTTATAGGGGCGCAGCGAATAACGGATAGCCCTAAGCCCAGGTGTTTTTTGCAATAACATCGAAAGTGAGTTTGAACGCACAGATTCACCCGATTTTACTTCAATGGGTAAAAGGTGACCATCCGACTGTATTAGGAAATCCAATTCTAACCTTGAATCATCCGTTGAGTGATAGTAAATCGGATCAATTCGTTCACTTTTCATTTGTTGCAAAATAAATTGTTCCGCAAGTCCGCCATTGAATTCTGCAATTAAGTCGCTCTTAATTAGAATTTGAGAAGAGTCCGTATTCGCCATCGCACCCAACAGTCCCACATCCAGCGTATACAGTTTGAAAATGTTCATTTCTTCGTATATGCTTAATGGCAGAGCTGGCTTAGACACGCGAGACACCTTGTATAACAGGCCTGAATCAACCAACCACTCGATAGCCTCTTCGTATTGCGTTGCACGAGCCCCTTTACGGAGTGCCCCATAAAAAAACTTCTTATTTTCCTTGAATAGTTGCGAAGGGACACTTTTCCACACGAGCTTTATTTTTGCAACTTGATCTTTGGGAGCGTGTTTAGAAAAATCCTGCTCGTACCCGCGCAAAATACTTTTCTGTATTTCACGCACGCCTTGCAAGGCTTTCGATTCGGCATACAACTTAACCGCTTCGGGCATTCCACCCACATAATAGTATTGCCTAAGCAGGTCCACAAATTTCTCGTGCAACGGGGCAATTCCGTCAAAGTCACTATTTTCCAACAACTTTAGCGACTCTTGTTCGCCAATAGCATCAAGGAACTCCATAAAATTCATCGGAAAAACGTTCAGTTCGTCAACCTTGCCAACCGGAAACGAAACACCCTGGTGGAGCGATATTCCAAGCAGTGATCCCGCTACGGCAATATGGTATTCGGGAGCCTGTTCGTAAAAGTATTTCAAAGCCTCAATCGCCTCGGGAATATCCTGCACCTCGTCTAATATAATCAGCGTATCGCCAGGGGTAATATCAACCTTGCTCAAGGCACTCAAATCACGTAAGATTCGACCAATATCGAAATCCCGGGCAAAAACCTGTTTGGCAAGATCATTCTTTCGGCAAACAATATAGGCTTCCTTTTCATATGCAGTCTTGGCAAATTCACGCAAAAGCCAGGTTTTTCCAACCTGACGAGCCCCGTTTAATATTAGGGGCTTGCGGTTTGCGCTACTTTTCCATTCAAGCAGATTTTTTAAAGCAATTCGCCGCATATTACATTTTTCCACACGTACTTTCAATTCAAATATACATTTTTCCACACATAAAAGCAACAAAAACCATCATTTTTAGACAGATAATGATGTCCAAACCCCTCTATTTCGAGGGGTTTAAACCCAAAGAGGGGTCGAATTCGATCCCTTAAAATGTACCGAATTCGGTATAAATAGACCTACACAGCAACCTAAGGATTCCTTACTTTTGTCAAATCCAGCATCTCCTTAGCGCAATCAACAGCCTGCGATAAAGTTATCCCTTTGGCAAACGGGTTCTTGGTAACAAATCTTCTCCAAAAGTCATTTTGAACCAAATCCACTTTAATCGATTCTAGGATTTGCGGATATCCTTCCAAAGTTTTGAACGTATTCCGCCGGCGAGAAGTCGCTTCAAGAGCAATCCTTAGCGTTTTGAAGTTTATTTCATCTTTCTTCAATACATAAAGCATATACACATCATAAAAGTCTCTGGTTCGTGTATTAGCCGCACCTCTCGAAACAATTGTATCAAGTTTTTCCGCAAAAACATTCTCTAGTGGATAAGCCAAAACCGGAATTGCCTTATCGTCAAACACGCACTTATACATGTATTCTACTTCCCGGGGAATGATGGTATCTCCAGTTGTAAGGTCGACAGTCAAAGGAACTTTCATCTTTCCATAATGGCATTCAATAAAAACCCTGAGTCCTAGATAATCATCTTTTTCCCGAATTTCCTCGATACGACCGAACAAAAAAATCAAATGGTCAACAATATCTATGCTGCAAATTTCCTTAAAAACTTTATCGACATTTTCAGAGCTGACGCTAAAGTCTTTCACAGTCGCATCGATGTCCATCGTAGAGCGGCTCCCGATTCCAAGAATAGAAGCAATCAAGAAGCCACCCTTAATAACAAAATGTTTGCGAAACCTAGAAGCAGCAATTCTGTCCAGTAAACGTTCAAGGCAATACATTTGCAAAGTTGCCTGAGGCGTGATTCCATACTTTGATGACAAATTCTTCAATAGCGCCTTTAGCTGCATTTCGTTATTCGCAATCACAGCAGCACCTCTAAATACGCTCTGAGTTTTTTTTCTACATGAAAAGTCTTTGCAAGTTGCATCAGTTTCGGAATATTCTTTTCTTTACGGCCGACGTACGTTTTAATTGCATAGGTTATTGTCTGGATATCGGCCGCAACTTTGGCCGTCATGATTTCGCACAAGGTTCTTTCGGCAGAATAGGTGCGCACAACGTTACCTAAGGGTGTTTTGACCTCTACGATCTCAAGCGGATAAAGATTCTTCGATGAATGCTTTACCACAATTCCATTTTTTGCTAGAGAGGGCGAATGGTAGAACCCCTTAAACGTCATGGTCCACATAAACGGCGCACGTTCTGTCAGAGAATGCAAGAACAAAGCCGTTTCGCACGAGAATACGCCCGTCGGGCAACGATGCTGCAAATTCAGGAGTTCGTCCTCTTGCGCCGTTTCCAACTGATACACTCCTCGCGCAACCCTTACGATTTTCCCGGCATCGGAAAGCTGTTTCAGGAACATCCTGTGGATACCCGCAAGAGAAGCCTGCTTCGCGGTAATCCGCCCACCCTTTTCCAAGAGAAGATTCATTAGTATCTTTTCTTTGTTATTGACAATCATACTAACAAATATACAAGATATTAGTACAAACGTCAATATATCCGTTTCCTTCATCTTTCACTCCTCCCCGCAAACAGGCTTGAAATTGCGGGTCTTCAGTCGGTTTTTGCGAGTAAAACTACTCACTTGTGCACTAAATATAATTTCTCAGGGTATCTTTGTCAATAGGTCCGATACATTTTTTTTGAACAGCCCTCCCGGCAGCCCCTTTTAATCTATATTACTCAACAAGATGACCGCCATCGAGTTGCAGAAACCCTTATCGCTCGACCGTGTCCAAGCAAGCTTGGCCGTGACACTCGCTCATAGGGTTTTCGAGAACATCAGCAAGCAGTACCGCCTGGGGCTAGTGGGCTCCGGGTTCCACCCGGCGAAGCCGTACGCGAAGCGATTGTCAACGCAATATGCCACCGAGACTACACAAGCAACGCCAGTGTACAAGTGATGCTGTTCAAAAACCGTCTCGAGATTTGGAATCCAGGACA
This region includes:
- a CDS encoding ABC transporter permease — encoded protein: MDTQWTTVIKPKASLLSVDFGELWQYRDLYRMFVKRDIVTWYKQTILGPLWFFIQPIMTTIMFMVVFGGIAKISTDGLPQPLFYLAGICLWTYFSECLNQTSKTFIENANMFGKVYFPRLVVPLATVTSNLVRLSIQMGLFFLVFAYYLIFTDAPVHPNLYALLTPVLIVLIAALALGFGVLFSSLTTKYRDLTFLLTFIVQLWMYATPVIYPLSTIEDPRLKTLMQANPLTSIMETFKFGMLGVGEFSWAALGYTAGFAAFILALGVVVFNKIQRTFMDTV
- a CDS encoding ATP-binding protein; amino-acid sequence: MRRIALKNLLEWKSSANRKPLILNGARQVGKTWLLREFAKTAYEKEAYIVCRKNDLAKQVFARDFDIGRILRDLSALSKVDITPGDTLIILDEVQDIPEAIEALKYFYEQAPEYHIAVAGSLLGISLHQGVSFPVGKVDELNVFPMNFMEFLDAIGEQESLKLLENSDFDGIAPLHEKFVDLLRQYYYVGGMPEAVKLYAESKALQGVREIQKSILRGYEQDFSKHAPKDQVAKIKLVWKSVPSQLFKENKKFFYGALRKGARATQYEEAIEWLVDSGLLYKVSRVSKPALPLSIYEEMNIFKLYTLDVGLLGAMANTDSSQILIKSDLIAEFNGGLAEQFILQQMKSERIDPIYYHSTDDSRLELDFLIQSDGHLLPIEVKSGESVRSNSLSMLLQKTPGLRAIRYSLRPYKEQDSLTNIPLYAV
- a CDS encoding nucleotidyl transferase AbiEii/AbiGii toxin family protein, which encodes MIANNEMQLKALLKNLSSKYGITPQATLQMYCLERLLDRIAASRFRKHFVIKGGFLIASILGIGSRSTMDIDATVKDFSVSSENVDKVFKEICSIDIVDHLIFLFGRIEEIREKDDYLGLRVFIECHYGKMKVPLTVDLTTGDTIIPREVEYMYKCVFDDKAIPVLAYPLENVFAEKLDTIVSRGAANTRTRDFYDVYMLYVLKKDEINFKTLRIALEATSRRRNTFKTLEGYPQILESIKVDLVQNDFWRRFVTKNPFAKGITLSQAVDCAKEMLDLTKVRNP
- a CDS encoding type IV toxin-antitoxin system AbiEi family antitoxin domain-containing protein, encoding MIVNNKEKILMNLLLEKGGRITAKQASLAGIHRMFLKQLSDAGKIVRVARGVYQLETAQEDELLNLQHRCPTGVFSCETALFLHSLTERAPFMWTMTFKGFYHSPSLAKNGIVVKHSSKNLYPLEIVEVKTPLGNVVRTYSAERTLCEIMTAKVAADIQTITYAIKTYVGRKEKNIPKLMQLAKTFHVEKKLRAYLEVLL